The proteins below are encoded in one region of Rana temporaria chromosome 2, aRanTem1.1, whole genome shotgun sequence:
- the TASL gene encoding TLR adapter interacting with SLC15A4 on the lysosome, translating to MLLFSWNTGRIFPDMLSEGYLYKIQSWYEDGIAKLHSEEVTVTRERKELAGVCTLNCTVAYETGSRRVFRRYGSVGKKAPEIQGKNTAQSSMETQLLQEMENPVYETDQSFPGSVSANSPSNKDTYLVPSSCKNICRDYSDLHVAGDQVMAINSVMTDFTCEPSFEFGEGPFLQSSQIPSAMDSVCVATNDLPRKLSKHESSNWKVSSTKDKSIMNQEQPLSNSILNEYLERKVIELYKQYMMDMSCSTSAHIMESELIMNNVQQISMQLSREQNMETNKAKDMVISFLLRLASEKQSNFISTPDLQISSNLA from the coding sequence ATATGTTATCTGAGGGATACCTTTACAAAATTCAGTCATGGTATGAAGATGGCATAGCAAAACTGCATTCAGAGGAGGTGACGGTGACTAGAGAAAGAAAAGAACTGGCCGGGGTGTGTACTCTAAATTGTACAGTTGCATATGAGACCGGAAGCAGAAGAGTTTTTAGGAGATATGGGTCTGTTGGAAAAAAAGCTCCAGAAATACAAGGGAAAAATACTGCCCAAAGCTCCATGGAGACACAGTTGTTGCAAGAAATGGAAAATCCTGTGTATGAAACTGATCAATCATTCCCTGGCAGTGTAAGTGCAAACTCACCGTCTAATAAAGATACATATCTGGTGCCATCATCCTGTAAAAATATCTGTAGAGACTATAGTGACTTGCATGTAGCCGGGGATCAGGTCATGGCTATAAACTCAGTAATGACTGACTTCACTTGTGAACCCAGCTTTGAATTTGGTGAAGGGCCATTTCTTCAATCTTCTCAGATTCCCTCAGCTATGGATTCTGTATGTGTGGCAACAAATGATTTGCCGCGTAAGCTTTCTAAACACGAGTCCTCCAACTGGAAAGTGAGCAGCACTAAAGACAAGAGCATCATGAACCAAGAGCAACCCTTGTCCAATTCCATACTCAATGAATACTTGGAGCGGAAAGTCATTGAACTCTACAAGCAGTACATGATGGACATGAGCTGCAGTACATCTGCTCATATTATGGAATCAGAGCTCATCATGAATAATGTGCAGCAGATCAGTATGCAGCTGTCACGAGAACAAAATATGGAAACCAACAAAGCTAAAGACATGGTCATCAGTTTTCTGCTCAGGCTTGCAAGTGAAAAACAATCTAATTTTATCAGTACTCCTGATCTGCAGATATCATCCAATTTAGCCTAA